Proteins from one Drosophila ananassae strain 14024-0371.13 unplaced genomic scaffold, ASM1763931v2 tig00000251, whole genome shotgun sequence genomic window:
- the LOC123258379 gene encoding uncharacterized protein LOC123258379 has product MSVRRSPENSSRLAIESVQCSICNDTNAEIDFVETPCQHRFHRTCVTSWLLQNETCPNCRQPCLSSQLNDSTRRAQDTTLEVPRVQNGSNPNSRTGAVPRSRPNTRPTTRSTATISNNRPSTSSQPQRSPRAGGSQRTTSISEGRIQELITNALEAYQTQLSSTLSEQISLAMQNLHIPTSQRQSLEWDVELPPADPLQSQPFDSHLSGNHNISANRSLENRRENHTIRPDQISSLIVHWKLQFSGSPKDIFVDDFIYRVNTLTRRSLNGNFDLLYEYANLLFVGPALTFFWRCHRSSEEMNWRLLCSRLRERYKDQRSDQDIRSAMRRRRQGNSECFDDFLDSILAIADALSEPISDSELAQTIRNNLRSDLGHDLLHIETPTIAALRKHCHRHEEFFNNLRAKSSSRPR; this is encoded by the coding sequence ATGTCAGTTCGGCGTAGTCCCGAAAATAGTTCAAGATTGGCCATTGAGTCGGTGCAATGCTCCATATGCAATGATACCAACGCCGAGATAGACTTTGTCGAAACCCCCTGTCAACACCGCTTTCATCGAACGTGCGTAACTTCCTGGTTACTGCAAAATGAAACGTGTCCAAATTGTCGACAACCATGCTTATCGTCGCAGCTCAATGATAGCACGCGAAGAGCGCAAGACACTACCCTAGAAGTTCCGAGAGTTCAAAACGGATCCAATCCAAACTCACGAACAGGTGCCGTTCCTAGAAGTCGTCCGAATACCAGACCGACAACAAGGTCAACCGCAACCATATCCAATAACCGTCCGAGCACCAGCTCGCAACCTCAGCGTTCACCACGTGCTGGAGGTTCGCAAAGAACGACTAGCATTTCAGAAGGGAGAATTCAGGAACTCATAACGAATGCATTAGAAGCATACCAAACCCAACTCTCTTCAACATTGTCAGAACAAATCAGTCTGGCAATGCAAAACCTTCACATACCTACCTCTCAAAGACAATCACTTGAGTGGGATGTGGAATTACCGCCAGCCGACCCATTACAAAGCCAGCCTTTTGATAGTCATTTGTCAGGTAACCATAACATCTCTGCTAATCGTTCACTAGAGAATCGAAGAGAGAATCACACTATCCGACCTGACCAAATTTCAAGCTTAATTGTTCACTGGAAGCTACAGTTTTCCGGCTCACCAAAAGATATTTTCGTAGACGATTTTATATACAGAGTGAATACTTTAACACGTCGCTCATTAAATGGAAACTTTGATCTTTTGTATGAGTACGCGAATTTGTTGTTTGTAGGCCCAGCTCTAACCTTCTTTTGGCGCTGCCATAGGAGTTCAGAGGAGATGAATTGGCGATTACTCTGTTCTCGGTTAAGGGAACGATATAAAGACCAACGATCAGATCAGGACATTCGATCCGCGATGCGTAGAAGAAGGCAGGGAAATAGTGAATGTTTCGACGATTTTCTTGACTCCATCCTAGCCATCGCCGATGCGCTATCTGAACCTATTTCAGACTCAGAGTTGGCTCAGACAATAAGAAACAACCTAAGATCTGACCTAGGACACGACCTTTTACATATAGAAACCCCAACTATTGCTGCTTTACGCAAGCACTGCCACCGTCATGAAGAGTTCTTCAACAATCTCAGAGCTAAAAGTAGTTCACGTCCAAGGTAG